Proteins found in one Methylophilaceae bacterium genomic segment:
- a CDS encoding helix-turn-helix transcriptional regulator yields MRQTDIPTPDIHKACCPSRQILSRIGDKWSVVILSSLEQGPVRFGELKRMCDGISQKMLTQTLRYLERDGLVHRRVLTEKPLHVEYALSDLGINLLTLLNPVIDWVHRHCIQISQAHASFDNDS; encoded by the coding sequence ATGCGTCAAACCGATATACCAACACCAGATATTCACAAAGCTTGCTGCCCTTCACGCCAAATACTCAGTCGCATTGGCGATAAATGGAGCGTTGTTATCCTGAGCAGTCTAGAGCAAGGGCCTGTACGCTTTGGTGAACTCAAACGCATGTGTGATGGCATCTCACAAAAAATGCTCACCCAAACACTACGCTATCTTGAGCGAGACGGGCTGGTTCATCGGCGTGTCCTAACTGAAAAACCTTTACATGTAGAATATGCATTAAGTGACTTGGGTATTAATTTGCTGACACTGCTTAACCCCGTGATTGATTGGGTGCATCGACACTGCATACAAATTTCACAGGCCCATGCCAGTTTTGACAACGATAGTTGA
- a CDS encoding nucleotidyltransferase family protein, which yields MQGILLAAGFGRRFQADSSGEQDKLLAVLPNQQTMLVQSAMALKEALPHSVAVVQTQQIVRKQILQDIGYTVIESEQAKDGMAYAIASAVRATHQASGWLIVLADMPWIPVTLIQQLAALTTTPQSVVAPRFNGKRGQPVAFGAGWYHQLVNLQGDAGARDLLTAATITWLDWHDDRIHRDVDTPQDMR from the coding sequence ATGCAAGGGATATTATTAGCAGCGGGATTTGGTCGGCGCTTTCAAGCTGACTCTTCAGGCGAGCAAGATAAGTTACTGGCAGTATTGCCGAATCAACAAACCATGCTTGTTCAAAGTGCGATGGCATTAAAAGAGGCGCTCCCTCATAGTGTCGCCGTAGTACAAACCCAGCAAATTGTACGTAAACAAATACTGCAAGACATAGGATATACGGTCATTGAAAGCGAGCAAGCAAAAGACGGTATGGCCTATGCAATTGCATCCGCTGTACGGGCAACACATCAAGCAAGTGGTTGGCTGATTGTACTTGCCGATATGCCTTGGATACCAGTGACATTAATCCAGCAATTGGCTGCGCTAACGACAACACCACAGTCCGTTGTTGCGCCGCGATTTAATGGTAAACGCGGACAACCTGTGGCTTTTGGGGCGGGTTGGTATCATCAGTTAGTCAATTTGCAAGGCGACGCAGGCGCGCGTGACTTACTAACAGCAGCAACCATTACTTGGCTTGATTGGCATGATGATCGTATTCATCGAGATGTTGATACGCCGCAAGATATGCGGTAA
- a CDS encoding AmpG family muropeptide MFS transporter, which yields MARLNLTNILFNQRMLACIVLGFSSGLPLYLLFQLLPAWLRSEGIDLKTIAVFALIQLPYTWKFVWAPLMDRYNLIAPMGRRRSWMLVTQIALFITICAYGFFNPQFNITSIAVVSTLVALFSASQDIVIDAFRREILSDEELGLGNSIHVNAYRVSGLVPGALALILSDHLPWSSVFWIVALFMIPGILMTIFTKEPHRAEAPKSLKASVIEPFTEFINRAGIKHALLVLLFILLYKLGDSMATALATPFYIDMGFSNTDIGTIVKGSGLVMQILGGFIGGIWMVKVGINRGLWVFGMVQLFTILGFAWLAHAGPFATIGTIERGMLAIVIGGEALGVGLGTVAYVAYMARETNPAYTATQLALFTSLSAVPRSIFNALTGSMVEALGWEIFFYVCTLLAIPGMLLLFKVAPWHTRGADQQKLTTQM from the coding sequence ATGGCCAGACTCAACTTAACCAATATCCTATTTAATCAACGTATGTTGGCTTGTATTGTACTCGGATTTAGTTCTGGCCTACCCTTATATTTACTTTTTCAACTGCTCCCAGCATGGTTGCGTAGCGAAGGCATAGACCTCAAAACCATTGCCGTATTTGCCTTGATTCAATTGCCTTACACGTGGAAATTTGTTTGGGCACCATTGATGGATCGATACAATTTGATTGCGCCAATGGGCAGACGACGAAGTTGGATGCTAGTAACACAAATCGCGCTATTTATTACCATCTGCGCCTATGGATTCTTTAATCCACAATTCAACATCACGAGCATCGCTGTCGTTTCTACTCTAGTTGCCTTATTTTCTGCCAGCCAAGATATTGTGATTGATGCATTTAGGCGTGAGATTTTAAGTGATGAAGAATTAGGCTTAGGTAACAGCATTCATGTGAATGCTTATCGTGTTTCAGGCTTAGTACCGGGCGCACTGGCCTTGATTTTATCCGATCATCTTCCTTGGTCATCGGTGTTTTGGATTGTCGCTTTATTTATGATTCCTGGCATATTGATGACAATCTTTACCAAGGAACCACATCGAGCAGAGGCGCCAAAAAGTCTAAAAGCCTCTGTGATTGAACCATTCACCGAATTTATTAACCGTGCAGGCATTAAACATGCGCTATTAGTGCTGCTGTTTATTTTGCTTTATAAACTGGGTGACAGCATGGCAACCGCGCTTGCCACCCCGTTTTATATTGATATGGGCTTTAGCAATACTGACATCGGCACCATTGTCAAAGGTAGCGGTTTAGTCATGCAAATATTAGGTGGATTTATCGGCGGCATTTGGATGGTTAAAGTCGGTATTAATCGCGGCTTATGGGTGTTTGGTATGGTACAGCTTTTCACTATTCTCGGCTTTGCATGGCTTGCTCATGCAGGTCCATTTGCAACCATCGGCACTATTGAACGTGGCATGTTAGCCATTGTGATTGGTGGCGAAGCACTTGGTGTTGGCTTGGGAACAGTCGCTTATGTTGCCTATATGGCGCGCGAAACAAACCCAGCTTACACGGCCACCCAACTTGCCTTATTCACGAGTTTATCCGCGGTGCCAAGATCCATTTTTAATGCCCTGACTGGTAGCATGGTCGAAGCGCTGGGTTGGGAAATCTTCTTTTATGTCTGCACCTTACTGGCGATACCTGGGATGTTGCTTTTATTTAAGGTTGCACCATGGCATACCAGGGGTGCAGACCAACAAAAACTAACCACTCAGATGTAA
- a CDS encoding xanthine dehydrogenase family protein molybdopterin-binding subunit — protein MNHLQNVSRRGFLKAGLGLTIAIMIPGCTKSPDSETAAIDAVMENAILFEPNAFVRIGADNTVTVIAKHLEMGQGTYTGLATLIAEELDADWAQVKVEGAPGDAKRYNNLAWGPYQGTGGSSAIANSFEQMRHAGATARAMLVQAAATAWHVPASEITVKAGVLSHASGKEANFGAFAEAASTLAVPETVTLKDPKDFTLIGKVAPRKDSKAKTNGSAIFTQDIQLDNMLVAVVAHPPTFGATVISFDDKDARAVKGVVNVVKIPSGVAVLASNYWTAKKGRDALKVEWDESKAFKKSTDAIIADYKVLVTKPGNVARKDGDALGVLGKSKKVVSHAYVFPFLAHAAMEPMNCVVQLKDGICEVWNGNQLHSIDQYALSAVFGIKPEAVKINTLYAGGSFGRRGNPQSDYIVEAAHVVKAVNSQQPIKLVWSREDDMQAGHYRPMYVHKMNATLDEQGFPSAWHHTIVGQSIAKGTAFEGQMVKDGVDSTSVEGASNLPYQIANLQVDLHTTNDSVAVPIQWWRSVGSTHTAYAAEVFIDQLAKIAQQDPIAYRLAMLKDKPRHAGVLRLAADKANALAKKEGVRQGRGVAVHESFNTFVAQIVDITIDAENNLIVDRVVCTVDCGIAVNPDVIKAQMEGSIGYALAAALTGEITLKDGVVEQSNFDGYPVLRIAEMPTVEVHIVPSAESPTGVGEPGVPPLAPALANAIFAATGKHITQLPIGDQLSA, from the coding sequence ATGAATCATCTACAGAATGTTTCGCGCCGTGGTTTTTTAAAAGCAGGTCTTGGTTTAACTATTGCCATCATGATTCCGGGTTGTACCAAAAGCCCAGATAGTGAAACTGCCGCTATCGATGCGGTGATGGAAAATGCTATTTTATTTGAACCCAATGCCTTTGTGAGGATTGGTGCTGATAACACAGTAACGGTCATTGCTAAACATTTAGAAATGGGACAAGGCACATATACTGGTCTTGCGACGTTGATTGCGGAAGAGCTTGACGCAGATTGGGCGCAAGTTAAAGTGGAAGGCGCCCCTGGTGATGCTAAGCGTTATAACAACTTGGCTTGGGGTCCTTATCAAGGCACAGGCGGTAGTTCTGCGATAGCGAATTCTTTCGAACAAATGCGTCATGCTGGTGCAACAGCGCGTGCGATGTTAGTACAGGCGGCGGCGACTGCTTGGCATGTACCAGCCAGTGAAATAACGGTGAAAGCAGGTGTGTTAAGTCACGCAAGTGGTAAAGAAGCTAACTTTGGTGCGTTTGCTGAGGCGGCTTCTACTTTAGCTGTGCCAGAAACAGTGACATTAAAAGATCCAAAAGACTTTACCTTGATTGGTAAAGTAGCGCCTCGTAAAGACAGCAAAGCAAAAACCAATGGTTCAGCCATTTTTACGCAAGATATTCAGTTGGATAATATGCTGGTAGCGGTTGTGGCACACCCGCCAACCTTTGGCGCAACAGTGATATCGTTTGACGATAAAGACGCAAGGGCGGTCAAAGGCGTTGTTAATGTGGTTAAGATTCCTTCAGGTGTTGCGGTATTGGCCAGCAACTATTGGACAGCCAAAAAAGGCCGTGATGCACTTAAAGTTGAGTGGGATGAAAGTAAAGCATTCAAAAAAAGTACGGATGCAATTATTGCCGATTATAAAGTGCTGGTTACAAAACCTGGCAATGTCGCACGCAAAGACGGTGATGCATTGGGTGTGCTTGGAAAGAGTAAAAAAGTGGTTTCACATGCGTACGTATTTCCATTCTTAGCACACGCCGCGATGGAGCCGATGAACTGCGTTGTGCAATTGAAAGACGGTATATGCGAAGTGTGGAACGGCAATCAGTTACACAGTATAGACCAGTATGCACTTTCAGCAGTATTCGGTATTAAACCAGAAGCGGTTAAGATTAATACGCTATATGCAGGCGGTAGTTTTGGTCGTCGTGGTAATCCACAGTCTGACTATATTGTCGAAGCCGCGCATGTTGTCAAAGCCGTAAACTCACAACAACCGATTAAACTAGTTTGGTCTCGCGAAGATGATATGCAGGCAGGACATTACCGGCCGATGTATGTGCATAAAATGAATGCGACACTGGATGAACAGGGCTTTCCAAGTGCTTGGCATCATACAATTGTTGGACAATCAATTGCCAAAGGCACGGCATTTGAAGGACAAATGGTCAAAGATGGTGTTGACTCTACCTCTGTTGAGGGTGCAAGCAACTTGCCTTATCAAATTGCTAATCTACAAGTCGATTTACACACCACAAATGACAGCGTTGCTGTTCCTATTCAATGGTGGCGTTCAGTCGGCAGTACGCACACTGCTTATGCAGCAGAGGTATTTATTGATCAGCTTGCAAAAATAGCACAGCAGGATCCGATTGCTTATCGATTGGCGATGTTGAAAGATAAGCCACGTCATGCTGGCGTATTGCGTTTGGCGGCAGATAAAGCCAATGCGCTAGCAAAAAAAGAAGGTGTTAGACAAGGGCGTGGCGTGGCAGTTCATGAGTCATTTAATACATTTGTTGCGCAGATTGTCGATATCACAATTGATGCTGAAAATAATCTAATCGTTGACCGGGTAGTCTGTACCGTTGATTGTGGTATAGCAGTCAACCCTGATGTGATTAAAGCGCAAATGGAAGGCAGTATTGGTTATGCGTTAGCCGCAGCATTAACGGGTGAAATCACGTTAAAAGACGGTGTAGTTGAGCAAAGCAATTTTGATGGCTACCCTGTACTCAGAATAGCTGAAATGCCAACCGTAGAAGTGCATATTGTGCCTTCAGCAGAAAGTCCAACTGGCGTTGGCGAACCGGGTGTGCCGCCACTCGCACCAGCGTTAGCGAATGCTATTTTTGCGGCAACAGGTAAACATATTACGCAGTTACCAATTGGTGACCAATTAAGCGCCTAA
- a CDS encoding XdhC family protein, translating to MDSQDLAVLTQAQRWLQNGCPLLLVTVVKTWGSSPRPVGALLALRHDGRAAGSISGGCIEDDLMYRLRKEGMPKRAELVTYGETAEEARRLGLPCGGSMQLVLEPITQANALDEVLCVLNQGQLVARRLDINAMKSSIAIATSDQTTELKDGELTSIYGPRYRLILIGAGQLSQLLANIALSLDFAVTICDPREEYADGWHVPNTQLRREMPDDVVMAMQPDARTAVITLTHDPKLDDLALMEALKSPAFYVAALGSRSNNRQRRERLLSFDVTLDQVENLRGPAGLFIGSKTPSEIAVSIAAELIAVKNGVEANRLFNVNDAKTALDIAEDTLNSCRI from the coding sequence ATGGATAGTCAAGACTTAGCAGTCCTTACCCAAGCGCAGCGCTGGCTACAAAATGGATGCCCATTGTTACTGGTGACCGTGGTTAAAACTTGGGGCTCGTCGCCGCGACCTGTTGGCGCATTGCTTGCATTACGGCATGATGGACGGGCAGCGGGTTCCATTTCTGGTGGATGTATTGAAGACGACTTAATGTATCGTTTGCGTAAAGAGGGAATGCCAAAACGCGCCGAGTTAGTTACTTATGGTGAAACTGCCGAAGAAGCGCGGCGTCTAGGCTTACCTTGTGGCGGTAGTATGCAATTGGTACTTGAGCCGATTACACAAGCTAACGCGCTTGATGAAGTATTATGTGTACTCAATCAAGGTCAATTGGTGGCGCGACGTTTGGATATCAATGCGATGAAAAGTAGCATAGCAATCGCCACTTCAGATCAGACAACTGAACTAAAAGACGGTGAGTTAACCAGTATTTATGGCCCGCGTTACCGTTTGATTTTGATTGGTGCTGGCCAGCTTTCTCAACTGTTGGCTAATATTGCGCTCAGTTTAGATTTTGCTGTCACTATTTGCGATCCACGAGAAGAGTATGCCGATGGTTGGCATGTACCCAATACCCAATTGCGCCGTGAAATGCCCGATGATGTCGTGATGGCAATGCAACCCGATGCACGTACAGCAGTCATTACATTAACGCATGATCCAAAATTAGATGATTTGGCGTTGATGGAAGCGCTGAAGTCACCTGCATTTTATGTTGCCGCACTCGGTTCGCGCAGCAATAATAGACAAAGACGTGAGCGCTTACTTTCTTTTGATGTCACGCTTGATCAAGTGGAAAATTTACGTGGCCCTGCTGGGCTGTTTATCGGTAGCAAAACGCCCAGTGAAATTGCTGTTTCGATTGCTGCGGAATTAATAGCGGTGAAAAATGGTGTTGAAGCGAATCGCTTATTTAATGTAAATGACGCAAAAACTGCGCTAGATATTGCAGAAGATACATTAAATAGTTGCCGCATCTAA
- a CDS encoding (2Fe-2S)-binding protein — MTELNINGQTRSTDYDDDTPLLWVIRDSLQMTGTKFGCGAGLCGACTVHLDGQPIRSCLTPLSAAVGKTISTIEAVHESKAGQAIQKAWQDLDVVQCGYCQSGQIMSATALLAANSAPTDADIDNAMNGNICRCATYVRIRAAIHQAAKDLA, encoded by the coding sequence ATGACTGAACTCAATATTAACGGTCAAACACGCAGTACCGACTATGATGATGACACCCCTTTATTGTGGGTGATACGCGATAGTTTACAAATGACAGGTACTAAGTTTGGTTGCGGTGCAGGTTTATGTGGCGCCTGTACGGTCCATTTGGATGGACAGCCTATTCGCTCATGTTTAACCCCACTTTCTGCCGCCGTAGGTAAGACAATCTCAACAATTGAAGCGGTGCATGAATCCAAAGCGGGTCAAGCGATTCAAAAAGCGTGGCAAGACTTAGATGTGGTGCAATGTGGTTATTGCCAATCAGGACAGATCATGTCTGCCACAGCGTTATTAGCTGCTAACTCAGCACCAACCGATGCAGACATTGATAATGCGATGAATGGCAATATTTGTCGGTGTGCGACTTATGTTCGGATTCGTGCCGCCATTCATCAAGCAGCTAAAGACTTGGCATAG
- the gatB gene encoding Asp-tRNA(Asn)/Glu-tRNA(Gln) amidotransferase subunit GatB, producing the protein MEWEVVIGLETHTQLQTKTKIFSGASTAYGAEPNSQACEVSIALPGVLPVLNKEAVQCAIKFGLAIDADIASRSVFARKNYFYPDLPKGYQISQFESPVVGQGKVTIQVPASGKNEAYEKVIHITRAHLEEDAGKSVHGAFEGMSGIDLNRAGTPLLEIVTEPDMRSAAEAVAYAKKLHELVQWIGICDGNMQEGSFRCDVNVSVRPKGTSALGTRREIKNLNSFKFMQQAIAYETQWQIETLEDGGKIQQATVLFNPDTGETRAMRSKEEANDYRYFPDPDLLPLEITEADKAAVKAVMPELPEAMKARFESEYALSPYDASSLTASKNIADYFESVIHVGGDAKLAANWVMGGISAKLNAEDKSITDSPIAAVTLAQLIKRIADGTISNNAAKQVFEVMWLGESDVDAIIEAKGLKQVSDTGAIEAIIDTVLAANQAMVEEYKAGKEKAFNALVGQIMKASKGKANPAQVNSLLKEKLTS; encoded by the coding sequence ATGGAGTGGGAAGTTGTTATCGGGCTAGAGACGCATACTCAGCTACAAACAAAAACCAAAATTTTTAGTGGCGCCTCAACCGCCTATGGCGCAGAGCCCAATTCACAAGCGTGTGAAGTGAGTATTGCGTTGCCAGGTGTGTTGCCTGTGCTCAATAAAGAGGCGGTGCAATGTGCCATTAAATTTGGCTTGGCGATTGATGCAGACATTGCGTCACGATCTGTGTTTGCACGTAAAAATTATTTTTATCCAGATTTACCAAAAGGCTATCAAATTAGTCAGTTTGAATCGCCAGTTGTTGGGCAAGGTAAAGTAACAATACAAGTGCCAGCATCTGGCAAAAATGAAGCCTATGAAAAAGTGATTCATATTACCCGAGCACATTTGGAAGAAGATGCCGGTAAATCGGTGCATGGCGCTTTTGAAGGAATGAGTGGTATTGATCTGAACCGAGCGGGAACGCCATTGCTAGAAATTGTGACGGAGCCGGATATGCGTAGTGCAGCGGAGGCGGTTGCTTATGCCAAAAAACTGCATGAGCTGGTGCAATGGATAGGTATTTGTGATGGCAATATGCAAGAAGGTAGTTTCCGTTGTGATGTCAACGTTTCCGTGCGACCAAAAGGCACTTCAGCGTTGGGCACACGACGTGAGATTAAAAACTTAAACTCATTCAAGTTTATGCAACAAGCCATTGCTTATGAAACGCAGTGGCAAATCGAAACACTTGAGGATGGTGGCAAGATACAGCAGGCAACTGTGTTATTTAATCCTGATACGGGCGAAACGCGCGCCATGCGGAGCAAAGAGGAAGCGAACGATTATCGCTATTTCCCAGATCCTGATTTATTGCCATTAGAAATCACAGAGGCCGATAAGGCAGCGGTGAAGGCGGTTATGCCTGAATTGCCAGAAGCAATGAAAGCGCGCTTTGAAAGTGAGTATGCACTCTCGCCTTATGATGCGTCTTCATTAACTGCAAGCAAAAATATTGCAGACTATTTTGAATCTGTTATTCATGTTGGCGGCGATGCAAAATTGGCCGCAAATTGGGTGATGGGTGGCATTAGTGCTAAGCTAAACGCAGAAGATAAAAGCATTACAGATTCGCCAATTGCTGCGGTTACTTTGGCACAATTGATCAAGCGAATTGCTGATGGCACTATTTCAAATAATGCGGCTAAACAAGTATTTGAAGTAATGTGGCTAGGAGAATCTGATGTTGATGCGATTATTGAAGCAAAAGGTTTGAAGCAAGTTTCAGATACTGGCGCTATCGAAGCCATCATTGATACCGTGTTGGCTGCTAATCAAGCCATGGTTGAAGAATATAAAGCCGGTAAAGAAAAAGCATTTAATGCGCTGGTTGGACAAATCATGAAAGCGTCAAAAGGCAAGGCGAACCCAGCACAAGTAAATAGCTTGTTAAAAGAAAAACTAACCAGTTAA
- a CDS encoding DUF481 domain-containing protein, translating into MQVIKMVGLLSILLSHTVMADTVILKNGDRMTGTIVKKETDQLIFNTNYAGEIKILWSAIATLNTDAPVKVVLSDEAIHDARLEKRSVGRVNMLNAGLKMSKELNLQALTYLNPSPAVSGQGIEWSGYANVGGAVTSGNTDNSQLRADFETTARTKDKRFTVGAYLNRAKAEGESTAFNSKGYIQHDYFLSKQWYLYSNASLENDQFRDIHLRSSTGVGSGYQLYEREDLNLSIEGGLNYISTDFNDAEDERYASGRWALKYDQLVFQNIKFFHQHEVLFSLEEIANTLAFTKTGLRVPIAENLNASTQLNVDYANQPATGKEKTDKTLLFSVGYLW; encoded by the coding sequence ATGCAGGTAATAAAAATGGTTGGGCTATTGTCCATTTTATTGAGTCATACAGTCATGGCTGATACTGTCATACTGAAGAATGGCGACAGGATGACAGGCACTATCGTTAAAAAAGAAACTGATCAGCTTATTTTCAATACCAATTATGCAGGCGAAATTAAGATTCTGTGGTCAGCAATTGCAACATTAAATACCGATGCACCCGTTAAGGTTGTTTTGTCTGATGAGGCTATCCATGACGCTCGATTAGAAAAAAGAAGTGTGGGTCGAGTCAACATGTTGAATGCTGGCTTGAAAATGAGTAAAGAATTAAATTTACAAGCGCTGACTTATCTCAACCCAAGTCCAGCAGTGTCTGGTCAAGGTATCGAGTGGTCAGGTTATGCCAATGTGGGCGGGGCAGTCACATCCGGTAATACTGATAATAGCCAATTGCGAGCTGATTTTGAGACGACTGCGAGAACAAAAGACAAGCGCTTCACGGTTGGTGCCTACCTGAATAGAGCAAAAGCAGAGGGTGAAAGTACCGCATTTAATAGCAAAGGCTATATTCAACATGACTATTTTTTAAGCAAGCAATGGTATTTATATAGCAACGCTTCTTTAGAAAATGATCAATTTAGAGACATTCATTTACGATCAAGCACTGGTGTAGGTTCTGGCTATCAGCTTTATGAGCGCGAAGATTTGAATTTGTCGATTGAAGGTGGTCTTAACTATATTAGCACGGACTTTAATGATGCCGAAGATGAGCGTTATGCCAGTGGGCGATGGGCGTTGAAATATGATCAATTGGTATTTCAGAACATCAAATTCTTTCATCAGCACGAAGTCTTATTTAGCTTAGAGGAGATAGCGAACACCTTGGCGTTTACGAAAACTGGCTTAAGGGTGCCAATTGCAGAGAACCTAAACGCTTCTACTCAACTCAATGTCGATTATGCGAATCAACCAGCCACAGGTAAGGAAAAGACGGACAAGACCTTGTTGTTTAGTGTTGGTTATTTATGGTAA
- a CDS encoding DUF4124 domain-containing protein, translated as MNAVTIKLRLHAVMIASTLVCQFAHAYSQKIIKWIDNHGVTHYGDKPPMPDEISNQSSVLNKHGVIIKKTIIEKEKATTSAKEGKQSADQKRYDRALLSSYTSIEEIELARKRNVRIDKLALEDLQQRRKRILESTEQFDKITLQKIEAQIHKQQTVIDNINQRYENDKKRFNELTAKNNQ; from the coding sequence ATGAATGCTGTTACCATTAAATTGCGATTGCATGCTGTGATGATTGCGAGCACATTAGTTTGTCAGTTTGCGCACGCTTATAGTCAAAAAATTATCAAATGGATTGATAACCATGGCGTTACCCATTACGGTGACAAACCACCTATGCCTGATGAAATTTCAAATCAATCTAGCGTACTAAACAAGCACGGCGTCATAATCAAAAAAACGATCATCGAGAAAGAAAAAGCAACAACCTCAGCTAAAGAGGGTAAGCAATCTGCCGATCAAAAACGCTACGACCGTGCACTGCTGTCTTCGTATACTTCTATTGAAGAAATTGAACTTGCTCGCAAACGAAACGTGAGAATAGATAAGCTGGCGTTAGAAGACTTACAGCAAAGACGAAAACGCATACTAGAGTCAACCGAGCAATTTGACAAAATAACCTTGCAAAAAATAGAAGCACAGATTCACAAACAACAAACAGTGATTGACAACATTAATCAACGTTACGAAAATGACAAAAAGCGCTTCAATGAATTAACAGCTAAAAACAACCAATAA
- the pyrE gene encoding orotate phosphoribosyltransferase, whose translation MSVNYHDLSQEFITFCIEQQVLKFGEFKTKAGRLSPYFFNAGLFNDGDSLLKLGEFYANSIEKSGIAFDMLFGPAYKGIPLAASIAIAFAKRGQNLPYAYNRKEAKDHGEGGTVVGAPLKGRVLIIDDVISAGTSIRESVDLIKANGATACGVSIALDRQEKGLGKLSATQEVAQNNQMPVISIAKLSDLLAHIERSDALTSYLAVIKKYQQRYCLTA comes from the coding sequence ATGTCAGTTAATTATCATGATTTATCACAAGAGTTCATCACATTTTGCATCGAGCAACAGGTGCTTAAATTTGGTGAATTTAAGACAAAGGCGGGACGCTTAAGTCCTTACTTTTTTAATGCTGGATTATTTAATGATGGTGATAGTTTATTAAAATTAGGCGAATTTTACGCCAATAGCATTGAAAAATCAGGTATTGCATTTGATATGCTGTTTGGTCCTGCTTATAAAGGCATTCCGCTAGCGGCCAGTATTGCAATTGCTTTTGCAAAACGGGGTCAGAATTTACCTTATGCTTATAACCGCAAAGAAGCCAAAGACCATGGAGAAGGTGGTACAGTTGTTGGTGCGCCGCTTAAGGGTCGTGTTTTAATTATTGATGACGTTATTTCGGCTGGCACGTCAATACGTGAATCAGTTGACTTGATTAAAGCAAATGGCGCAACTGCTTGCGGTGTGAGTATTGCGTTAGATAGACAGGAAAAAGGGTTAGGCAAGTTATCCGCAACACAAGAAGTGGCGCAAAATAACCAAATGCCTGTAATTAGCATCGCAAAATTGAGTGATTTATTGGCACACATTGAACGTAGCGATGCTTTAACATCATATTTAGCGGTAATAAAAAAGTATCAGCAGCGCTATTGCCTCACTGCTTGA
- the xth gene encoding exodeoxyribonuclease III: protein MRIITLNLNGIRSAANKGFFQWLQQTQPDIICLQELKAQADNLTEEMQAPAGYYGNFHYAQKKGYSGVGIYSKQKPDEVIIGLGIDDIDAEGRYIECRFGKLAVVSLYLPSGSSGDERQAFKLSVMHRFMPHLERCINSGFDVIICGDWNIAHQEIDLKNYKGNKKNSGFLPEERAWMTDLFDRVGWVDVYRKLYPHTTDACYTWWSNRGQAYANNVGWRIDYQVVTPALAEKAISASIYKEEKFSDHAPLVIDYQDA, encoded by the coding sequence ATGCGTATTATAACGTTGAATTTAAATGGAATCCGCTCGGCCGCTAATAAAGGCTTTTTTCAATGGTTGCAACAAACCCAGCCCGATATTATTTGTTTGCAAGAATTAAAAGCGCAGGCTGATAATTTAACTGAAGAAATGCAAGCCCCAGCTGGCTATTACGGTAACTTTCATTATGCACAAAAAAAGGGATATAGCGGCGTTGGTATTTATTCTAAGCAAAAACCAGATGAAGTCATTATTGGTTTAGGCATTGATGATATTGATGCAGAGGGCCGTTATATAGAATGTCGTTTTGGCAAGCTCGCAGTAGTGTCATTGTATTTACCAAGCGGTTCTAGTGGAGACGAAAGACAAGCCTTTAAATTGAGCGTGATGCACCGTTTTATGCCACATCTTGAACGGTGCATTAATAGCGGATTTGACGTTATTATTTGCGGTGATTGGAATATTGCCCATCAAGAAATCGATTTAAAAAACTATAAAGGCAATAAAAAGAATTCAGGCTTCTTACCAGAAGAGCGTGCATGGATGACCGATTTATTTGACCGTGTTGGTTGGGTTGATGTTTATCGCAAGCTATATCCTCATACGACGGATGCCTGTTATACCTGGTGGAGTAATCGTGGACAAGCATATGCCAACAATGTTGGTTGGCGGATTGACTATCAAGTGGTTACACCTGCATTGGCTGAAAAGGCCATCTCAGCCTCAATTTATAAAGAGGAAAAGTTTAGTGACCATGCGCCACTGGTGATTGATTACCAAGATGCGTGA